One Natrinema longum genomic window carries:
- a CDS encoding DUF106 domain-containing protein, with translation MTRTAEKIDALVSEDSSMAAALEAIREEADRNGGEVQWADVSDELTSGQWGRLIEKGVLVDGDQGFEIADREAYDRALDGDGDGGSAAADVDIDEEESSWSQWDKIAAVGALLLMPGYWFDSIQNVVGSTVNAVLGPLDAALPFYAVILSVALITGLYSSLLQANLMNTEVMGKYQERMKAVQEEQKELRQEKKDAEERGASDAEIERLENEIERAREEQMEAMADNLGMFKEQFRPMVWIMLLTIPLFLWMYWKIRTGGIGGAEETVVMPLVGEIEWQDGVVGPMQAWIVWYFLCSMGFSQLIRKSLNIDMSPSSA, from the coding sequence ATGACGCGTACAGCCGAGAAGATCGACGCCCTCGTCAGCGAGGATTCCTCGATGGCGGCTGCCCTCGAGGCCATCCGAGAGGAAGCCGACAGGAACGGCGGCGAGGTCCAGTGGGCCGACGTCAGCGACGAGTTGACGAGCGGCCAGTGGGGGCGGTTGATCGAGAAAGGTGTGTTAGTCGACGGCGACCAGGGGTTCGAGATCGCCGATCGCGAGGCCTACGACCGGGCCCTCGACGGTGACGGCGATGGCGGCAGTGCTGCCGCCGATGTCGACATCGACGAGGAGGAATCGAGCTGGTCGCAATGGGACAAAATCGCCGCCGTTGGTGCGCTCCTGTTGATGCCCGGCTACTGGTTCGACTCGATTCAGAACGTCGTCGGCAGTACGGTCAACGCCGTCCTCGGCCCGCTCGATGCGGCATTACCGTTTTACGCCGTGATCCTCTCGGTCGCACTGATCACGGGCCTCTACTCGTCACTGTTGCAGGCGAACCTGATGAACACGGAGGTCATGGGCAAGTACCAAGAGCGGATGAAAGCAGTCCAAGAGGAGCAAAAGGAACTCCGTCAGGAGAAGAAAGACGCCGAGGAACGTGGCGCAAGCGACGCCGAGATCGAGCGCCTCGAGAACGAGATCGAACGCGCCCGCGAAGAGCAGATGGAAGCCATGGCGGACAACCTGGGGATGTTCAAAGAGCAGTTCCGCCCGATGGTCTGGATCATGCTGTTGACGATCCCGCTGTTCCTCTGGATGTACTGGAAGATCCGAACGGGCGGCATCGGCGGTGCAGAAGAGACCGTCGTGATGCCCCTCGTCGGCGAGATCGAATGGCAGGACGGGGTTGTCGGTCCGATGCAGGCCTGGATCGTCTGGTACTTCCTGTGTTCGATGGGGTTCTCCCAGTTGATCCGGAAGTCGCTGAACATCGATATGTCGCCGTCGAGCGCCTGA
- the mbhE gene encoding hydrogen gas-evolving membrane-bound hydrogenase subunit E encodes MSPDLAIVIAAVALPFVATALTPLFVRVLGERTGYAGTVVALASFGLLGTQYGQEGTVALEWIPALNIALRFSVDGWALLFALLACGIGALIFTYSPAYMHGQSGLTRYYAALLAFMGSIVGVALAADLIAIFLFWELTSLCSFVLIGYYTADDSSQYAARMAMFITVGGGLFLLVGFLLLSLVAVDVVDSGSAVAVFDLAAMLENPDAMQEALRERGLFLPVLGLLAIGAGTKSAQVPLHFWLPNAMAAPTPVSAFLHSATMVKVGVYFIGRVRPMLVGPEWLVLFATLGLTTMTVCAIMAVASTDIKELLAYSTASHLGLMVAGFGFTSVYGAETGVFHLLNHALFKAALFLVAGIVAHEAGTREIAKLGGLRHDLPVTAAITTVVALSMAGIPPFNGFYSKELLFEAAVEASHYHDIGVLGWLYPAVAVFGSIFTVLYSLRFLSLFFGDRPEGLGHVHRPPVTLLVPPAVLALLAALVSVDPDIAVDVIVQSGLEATAVDPHEMHVGLPTSYSTPVGMSAVTIGVGFLAYPAYGRIHDGVRTLVGGIPPIRSNWWYDTIVEGLTDEGRAFAETVHNGHLRTYATWTLAATCTLALAGFVAAGAISPVAFGLEVTLPIALVLLVAVIGGVAVALSDSHIAGVLTLSILGFMIAIFYILASAPDLALTQLVVETLVLVLFLLVIEEIPESEEIGLGAVGRDAVLAVAVGVTAFVTVLVTTATRPTGPTDIARAYAEQAVPQGGGTNIVNVTLVDFRGFDTLGELAVVALAAISILTLVVMRGRNDDRPTESSDEEPIDAAGSHGTDDTAGGGDE; translated from the coding sequence ATGTCTCCCGACCTGGCGATCGTCATCGCCGCGGTCGCGCTGCCGTTCGTCGCGACAGCGCTCACGCCGCTTTTCGTTCGCGTTCTCGGGGAGCGAACCGGATACGCGGGCACCGTCGTCGCACTGGCATCGTTCGGACTCCTCGGAACCCAGTACGGCCAGGAGGGAACCGTCGCCCTCGAGTGGATCCCCGCGTTGAACATCGCGCTTCGGTTCTCCGTGGACGGCTGGGCGCTGTTGTTCGCGTTGCTCGCCTGCGGTATCGGAGCGCTCATCTTCACGTACTCGCCCGCCTATATGCACGGGCAGTCGGGGCTCACCAGATACTACGCCGCGTTGCTCGCATTCATGGGATCGATCGTCGGCGTCGCGCTCGCCGCCGATCTGATCGCGATCTTTCTGTTCTGGGAACTCACGAGCCTCTGTTCGTTCGTCCTGATCGGCTACTACACCGCCGACGACTCCTCGCAGTACGCCGCCCGGATGGCGATGTTCATCACCGTCGGCGGCGGCCTCTTCCTGCTGGTCGGCTTCCTCCTGCTGTCGCTCGTCGCCGTCGACGTCGTCGATTCCGGCTCGGCGGTCGCAGTATTCGACCTCGCGGCGATGCTCGAGAACCCCGACGCGATGCAGGAGGCCCTTCGCGAGCGGGGGCTGTTCCTTCCGGTACTCGGATTGCTCGCCATCGGTGCGGGGACCAAGTCCGCACAGGTCCCGCTGCACTTCTGGCTCCCCAACGCGATGGCAGCCCCGACGCCCGTGTCGGCGTTTCTCCACTCCGCGACGATGGTCAAAGTCGGCGTCTACTTCATCGGCCGGGTTCGGCCGATGCTCGTCGGGCCCGAGTGGCTCGTCCTCTTTGCGACGCTCGGCCTGACGACGATGACCGTCTGTGCGATCATGGCCGTCGCGTCGACGGACATCAAGGAACTGCTGGCCTACTCGACGGCGAGCCATCTCGGCCTGATGGTCGCCGGCTTCGGATTTACGTCCGTGTACGGTGCTGAAACCGGCGTCTTCCACCTGCTCAACCACGCCCTGTTCAAGGCCGCACTGTTCCTCGTCGCCGGCATCGTCGCCCACGAGGCGGGCACGCGAGAGATCGCGAAACTCGGCGGCCTCCGACACGATCTCCCGGTCACGGCGGCGATCACGACGGTCGTCGCACTCAGCATGGCGGGTATTCCGCCGTTTAACGGCTTTTACTCGAAGGAACTGCTCTTCGAGGCCGCCGTCGAGGCGAGTCACTACCACGATATCGGGGTGCTGGGCTGGCTCTATCCCGCCGTCGCCGTCTTCGGGAGCATCTTCACCGTCCTCTACTCGCTGCGATTCCTCTCGCTGTTCTTCGGCGACCGGCCCGAGGGGCTCGGGCACGTCCATCGCCCACCCGTGACCCTGCTCGTCCCGCCGGCCGTGTTGGCGCTGCTGGCCGCACTCGTCAGCGTCGACCCCGACATCGCCGTCGACGTCATCGTCCAGTCCGGCCTCGAGGCGACGGCCGTCGACCCCCACGAGATGCACGTCGGGCTCCCGACATCGTATTCGACGCCGGTCGGGATGAGCGCGGTGACCATCGGCGTCGGATTCCTCGCGTATCCGGCCTACGGCCGCATCCACGACGGCGTCCGAACGCTCGTCGGAGGGATACCACCGATCCGGTCGAACTGGTGGTACGATACTATCGTCGAGGGACTCACCGACGAGGGACGGGCGTTCGCCGAAACGGTCCACAACGGACACCTGCGGACGTACGCGACGTGGACGTTGGCGGCGACCTGTACGCTCGCACTCGCCGGCTTCGTCGCGGCGGGTGCCATCTCGCCCGTCGCGTTCGGACTCGAGGTGACGCTGCCGATCGCGCTCGTGTTGCTCGTCGCGGTGATCGGCGGCGTCGCCGTCGCCCTCTCGGACTCACACATCGCGGGCGTGCTTACGCTCTCGATCCTCGGCTTTATGATCGCCATCTTCTACATCCTCGCGAGCGCGCCCGATCTGGCCTTGACCCAGCTCGTCGTCGAGACGCTCGTACTCGTGCTCTTCCTGCTCGTCATCGAGGAGATCCCCGAATCCGAAGAGATCGGACTGGGGGCGGTCGGCCGTGACGCCGTCCTCGCGGTTGCAGTCGGCGTGACCGCCTTCGTCACGGTGTTGGTCACGACCGCGACCCGCCCCACCGGCCCGACCGACATCGCCCGGGCCTACGCCGAACAGGCGGTTCCCCAGGGCGGCGGTACCAACATCGTCAACGTGACCCTCGTCGACTTCCGTGGCTTCGATACCCTCGGCGAACTCGCGGTCGTCGCCCTCGCCGCGATTTCGATCCTCACGCTGGTCGTCATGCGTGGTCGCAACGACGACCGACCGACCGAATCGAGCGACGAGGAACCGATCGACGCCGCTGGGAGTCACGGCACCGACGACACCGCCGGAGGTGGCGACGAATGA
- a CDS encoding type IV pilin: protein MDLIQYRAKLIGNDEQRAVSPVIGVILMVAITVILAAVIAAFVLDLGGSVGQEAQAGVSIDVNEETDRITVEVTSLGNSDHVNVTGDLRDTSDSSAGSGTYAETWDGTNGVKDSMSELEVGDTVTFGPTSSADVQMGSSANPGTATVVAVIESDETVTQVASKDYDLDW, encoded by the coding sequence ATGGATTTAATACAATACAGAGCTAAGCTCATCGGCAATGACGAACAGCGGGCAGTGTCTCCCGTCATCGGTGTGATACTGATGGTTGCAATCACGGTCATTCTCGCGGCTGTGATCGCAGCGTTCGTACTCGACCTCGGCGGAAGTGTCGGACAGGAAGCGCAGGCAGGTGTGTCGATAGATGTGAACGAAGAGACCGATAGAATCACCGTAGAGGTAACGTCACTCGGAAACTCTGATCACGTGAATGTCACTGGTGACCTGCGAGATACGAGTGACAGCTCCGCCGGATCAGGGACGTATGCGGAAACCTGGGATGGCACTAATGGCGTCAAAGATTCCATGTCTGAACTTGAGGTTGGGGATACAGTCACCTTCGGCCCAACCTCGAGTGCAGATGTCCAGATGGGGTCGAGTGCCAACCCTGGCACTGCAACTGTCGTTGCGGTTATTGAATCAGACGAAACCGTAACACAGGTCGCGAGCAAAGACTACGACCTCGACTGGTAA
- a CDS encoding Na+/H+ antiporter subunit E, whose product MRVRTWPVIGIVFAVLWVFVRGFPLTPISLVRGLLAGLVVGLPVAFVFRRLYGKHVDLGRGVRVLPYAGRYLGAFTWELLRANLDVAYRVLSPGMPIEPEVILVPLRVESDIAITVIANSITITPGTVTLDYDDETNALYVHGVNGRDPEAIAEPIRTWEDYALELFDEDASPSDPAPEIVVSGGERDRRRDRQGGGVDDD is encoded by the coding sequence ATGCGAGTTCGAACCTGGCCGGTCATTGGCATCGTCTTCGCCGTCCTGTGGGTGTTCGTCCGCGGGTTCCCCCTCACACCCATCTCGCTCGTCCGGGGACTCCTGGCGGGACTGGTCGTCGGGCTGCCGGTCGCCTTCGTTTTCCGGCGGCTGTACGGCAAACACGTCGATCTCGGGCGGGGCGTTCGCGTACTCCCCTACGCCGGACGCTACCTCGGCGCGTTTACCTGGGAACTGCTGCGGGCGAACCTCGACGTCGCCTACCGCGTCCTCTCGCCGGGCATGCCAATCGAGCCCGAAGTGATCCTGGTGCCACTCCGGGTCGAGTCCGACATCGCGATCACCGTCATCGCGAACAGCATCACGATCACGCCCGGCACGGTGACGCTGGACTACGACGACGAGACCAACGCCCTGTACGTCCACGGCGTCAACGGCCGCGATCCCGAGGCCATCGCCGAACCGATCCGGACCTGGGAGGACTACGCCCTCGAACTCTTCGACGAAGACGCCTCTCCATCGGATCCGGCACCCGAAATCGTCGTCTCAGGTGGCGAAAGAGACAGGCGACGGGATCGCCAAGGGGGAGGTGTCGACGATGACTGA
- the mnhG gene encoding monovalent cation/H(+) antiporter subunit G: protein MIHAIVVIALLVVGTFFLTVGTIGLLRLPNVYNRMHATSKPTTLGTAAIFLAGFAHFGPGEEGLTALIGIAFLFLTVPTGSHMIARAAERIGIPFLGSVTWPDPDAVERPERSNDANDD from the coding sequence ATGATCCACGCGATCGTCGTTATCGCGTTGCTCGTCGTCGGCACGTTCTTCCTGACCGTCGGGACGATCGGCCTGCTTCGTCTGCCCAACGTCTACAACCGGATGCACGCCACGAGCAAGCCCACGACGCTCGGGACTGCCGCGATCTTCCTGGCCGGGTTCGCCCACTTCGGCCCCGGCGAGGAAGGGCTGACCGCGCTCATCGGGATCGCCTTCCTCTTCCTGACCGTTCCGACCGGCTCGCACATGATCGCCCGTGCAGCCGAACGGATCGGGATCCCCTTCCTCGGAAGCGTCACCTGGCCCGATCCCGACGCAGTCGAGCGCCCCGAGCGATCGAACGACGCGAACGACGACTGA
- a CDS encoding RNA-guided pseudouridylation complex pseudouridine synthase subunit Cbf5, translated as MTLRGPPGERSPAELLTFGVINLDKPPGPSSHQVSGWLRDAVAETMAERGVESTIDRAAHAGTLDPKVTGCLPIMLGDATRLAQVFLEGGKEYVAVLECHAPVPADAESVVAEFEGPIYQKPPRKSAVSRRLRVRNLYDLEVLETEERRLLLRIRCESGTYVRKLCHDLGLALGTGGHMGHLRRSATDPFDDRTLHSAHDVLDALGFWLEDDDPEPLYDVVDPAERILEGIPSVVIAESAAREVAEGAPVYAPGVLEVDDGTDRGALVACYTPDDAAVCLGELVGDGDADSGVVVDLERVLV; from the coding sequence ATGACTCTGCGTGGCCCACCAGGGGAGCGCTCGCCCGCCGAGTTGCTCACCTTCGGCGTCATCAACCTCGACAAGCCGCCCGGTCCGTCCTCCCATCAGGTCAGCGGCTGGCTGCGGGACGCCGTCGCCGAGACGATGGCCGAGCGCGGCGTCGAATCGACCATCGATCGCGCGGCCCACGCCGGGACGCTCGATCCGAAAGTGACCGGCTGTCTCCCGATCATGCTCGGCGATGCGACGCGACTCGCACAGGTCTTCCTCGAAGGCGGCAAGGAGTACGTCGCCGTCCTCGAGTGTCACGCACCGGTTCCCGCCGACGCCGAATCCGTCGTCGCGGAGTTCGAGGGGCCGATCTATCAGAAACCCCCGCGCAAGAGCGCGGTCTCGCGTCGACTCCGCGTGCGGAACCTCTACGACCTCGAGGTACTCGAGACCGAGGAGCGGCGACTCCTCTTGCGGATTCGCTGTGAGAGTGGAACCTACGTCCGGAAGCTCTGCCACGATCTGGGGTTGGCGCTGGGCACCGGCGGCCACATGGGCCACCTGCGTCGCAGCGCGACCGATCCGTTCGACGACCGGACCCTCCACAGCGCCCACGACGTCCTGGATGCGCTCGGGTTCTGGCTCGAGGACGACGATCCCGAGCCCCTGTACGACGTCGTCGACCCCGCCGAACGGATTCTCGAGGGGATTCCGAGCGTCGTAATCGCGGAAAGCGCGGCCCGCGAGGTCGCCGAGGGTGCGCCCGTCTACGCACCGGGGGTCCTCGAGGTCGACGACGGAACCGATCGGGGGGCGCTGGTGGCCTGTTACACGCCCGACGACGCGGCGGTCTGTCTCGGCGAACTCGTCGGCGACGGCGACGCCGACAGCGGTGTCGTCGTCGACCTCGAGCGCGTGCTGGTCTAG
- a CDS encoding monovalent cation/H+ antiporter complex subunit F: MTDADPAVLETAIRAALVLVSGLCVLCGYRVIRGPTNPDRVVALDTISTNVVAIAVLFALLTDRGLFITVSLVLAIIGFIATVAVAKFVTDGEVIE, translated from the coding sequence ATGACTGACGCCGATCCCGCCGTCCTCGAGACAGCGATCCGGGCCGCGTTGGTCCTCGTCAGCGGGCTCTGTGTCCTGTGTGGCTATCGCGTGATTCGCGGGCCGACGAACCCGGACCGCGTGGTCGCACTGGACACCATCTCGACGAACGTCGTCGCGATCGCGGTCCTGTTCGCGCTGCTGACCGATCGCGGCCTCTTTATCACCGTGAGCCTCGTGCTCGCGATTATCGGGTTTATAGCGACGGTCGCCGTCGCCAAGTTCGTCACCGACGGCGAGGTGATCGAATGA
- the cmk gene encoding (d)CMP kinase: MLVTVSGPPGSGKSTTAELLAEAFDLDHVSGGDIFRELADERGYTPLEFNKLAEENDEIDRDLDRRLREIALEEDDLVLESRLAGWLAGEQADFRFWLDAPARVRGERIAEREEKDPARATEETKAREASEAQRYAEYYGIDIRDLTIYDLSVNTARWEPDAVLDMLVTAVERYDADGDEGKALVDLETEF; this comes from the coding sequence ATGTTAGTTACCGTCTCCGGCCCGCCGGGAAGCGGGAAGAGTACGACCGCGGAGTTACTCGCTGAAGCCTTCGATCTCGACCACGTCAGCGGCGGTGACATCTTTCGGGAACTGGCCGACGAACGCGGCTATACCCCACTCGAGTTCAACAAACTGGCCGAGGAAAACGACGAGATCGATCGGGACCTCGATCGACGGCTGCGTGAGATCGCCCTCGAGGAGGACGATCTGGTCCTCGAGTCCAGGCTCGCGGGCTGGCTGGCCGGCGAACAGGCCGATTTCCGCTTCTGGCTGGACGCACCGGCACGGGTTCGCGGCGAGCGCATCGCCGAGCGCGAGGAGAAGGATCCCGCGCGTGCGACCGAGGAGACGAAAGCCCGCGAGGCCAGCGAGGCCCAGCGATACGCGGAGTACTACGGGATCGACATTCGGGACCTCACGATCTACGATCTCTCCGTGAATACGGCTCGCTGGGAACCCGACGCGGTCCTCGATATGCTCGTCACTGCCGTCGAGCGCTACGACGCCGACGGCGACGAAGGGAAGGCACTCGTCGACCTCGAGACCGAGTTCTAA
- a CDS encoding MnhB domain-containing protein: MTTVIMRTTARAIVPIILVVAISLFFEGHNLPGGGFIGGVLTTTAFAIVYMAFGLDFLERGVLGRDVDPGKGPSRDRVVVAYRRLFAYGFAIAVASGLAPLLFGRPFLTQTFRRLEGIPIYDHLEVASALAFDFGVYCVVVGGLLTILSVVGAE, from the coding sequence ATGACGACGGTCATCATGCGAACGACCGCTCGAGCGATCGTCCCGATCATCCTGGTCGTCGCGATTTCGCTGTTCTTCGAGGGCCACAACCTGCCCGGCGGCGGCTTCATCGGCGGCGTGCTCACGACGACGGCCTTCGCGATCGTGTACATGGCGTTCGGGCTGGACTTCCTCGAGCGGGGCGTCCTCGGCCGGGACGTCGATCCCGGCAAGGGGCCCTCGCGGGACCGCGTCGTCGTGGCCTACCGTCGGCTCTTCGCCTACGGGTTCGCGATCGCGGTCGCCAGCGGCCTCGCGCCGCTGCTGTTCGGCCGGCCGTTCCTCACGCAGACGTTCCGCAGGCTCGAGGGGATCCCGATCTACGACCACCTCGAGGTCGCGAGCGCGCTCGCGTTCGACTTCGGGGTCTACTGCGTGGTCGTCGGTGGCCTCCTCACGATCCTCTCGGTGGTGGGAGCCGAATGA
- a CDS encoding type IV pilin: MDFKNYRNRLVGNDEQRAVSPVIGVILMVAITVILAAVIAAFVLDLGGSVGQEAQAGVSMEVDNTNTQVQVEITSLGNADHVNITSSDWDSTPSSSDKDYLKVGDAVTYNYDSSTTSGDITASGQMSAVAVINESETQTQVGSEEWDFS, encoded by the coding sequence ATGGATTTCAAAAACTATAGAAACCGTCTTGTCGGCAATGACGAACAGCGAGCAGTCTCACCCGTCATCGGAGTTATCCTGATGGTGGCGATCACTGTCATTCTCGCAGCCGTGATCGCCGCGTTCGTGCTTGACCTTGGCGGAAGTGTTGGCCAAGAAGCACAGGCTGGTGTGTCAATGGAAGTTGACAATACTAACACTCAGGTCCAAGTTGAAATCACGTCCCTTGGAAATGCAGATCACGTGAATATCACGTCAAGCGACTGGGATTCAACGCCTAGCTCGAGTGATAAAGACTATCTGAAAGTTGGTGATGCTGTCACATATAATTACGACAGTAGTACTACCAGCGGAGACATTACGGCAAGTGGTCAAATGTCTGCTGTTGCCGTGATCAACGAGAGTGAGACGCAAACGCAGGTTGGCAGTGAAGAATGGGACTTTAGCTGA
- a CDS encoding type IV pilin, whose amino-acid sequence MDLKGLKSKLIGSDDERAVSPVIGVILMVAITVILAAVIAAFVLDLGGSVGQEAQAGVSMEVDNSATEVQVEVTSLGNADHVNITSSDWDNTPSSSETDYLKVGDAVTYNYDSSSSDDLTESGQMSAVAVINESETKTQVGSEEWDFS is encoded by the coding sequence ATGGATCTGAAAGGACTCAAATCGAAACTGATAGGATCGGACGACGAACGTGCAGTCTCACCCGTCATTGGGGTCATCCTGATGGTTGCAATTACTGTCATTCTCGCAGCCGTGATCGCCGCGTTCGTGCTTGACCTTGGCGGAAGTGTGGGTCAGGAAGCGCAGGCTGGTGTCTCGATGGAAGTTGACAACTCCGCCACTGAAGTGCAAGTTGAAGTCACGTCACTTGGAAATGCAGATCACGTGAATATCACGTCAAGTGACTGGGATAACACGCCTAGCTCGAGTGAAACAGATTACCTGAAAGTTGGTGATGCGGTCACGTATAATTACGATAGTAGTAGCAGTGATGACCTTACAGAAAGCGGTCAAATGTCTGCTGTTGCTGTCATCAATGAGAGTGAGACGAAAACGCAGGTTGGCAGTGAAGAATGGGACTTTAGCTGA
- a CDS encoding sodium:proton antiporter, translating into MTGVVLAATVGALFALGTFLLLRRDLIRVVWGLAIISQAANVYLLAMAGIAPATADSVPILAGHGENVPVTADPLVQALVLTAIVIGFGMTAFALVLSYRVYEEHDTLDVTELGDRE; encoded by the coding sequence ATGACCGGCGTCGTGCTCGCGGCGACGGTCGGCGCACTGTTCGCCCTCGGAACCTTCCTGCTCCTGCGGCGGGATCTGATCCGGGTCGTCTGGGGGCTTGCGATCATCAGCCAGGCCGCGAACGTCTACCTGCTTGCGATGGCCGGGATCGCACCGGCGACCGCCGACTCGGTGCCGATCCTCGCCGGTCACGGCGAAAACGTTCCGGTGACCGCCGACCCGCTGGTCCAGGCACTGGTGTTGACCGCGATCGTCATCGGCTTCGGCATGACCGCGTTCGCGCTCGTGCTGTCGTATCGGGTCTACGAGGAACACGACACGTTAGACGTCACGGAACTCGGTGATCGTGAATGA
- a CDS encoding complex I subunit 5 family protein: MTMTTTTAMPVGTESQLVIAPMLIVLAAAVGSLLLGRHPRTRAAVSLAAGAAYAVAVAAIDWYIVLAPDAPGIATYQVGDWPAPFGITLVADGLSAFMLTMVAVLGVASLVFSTRHLPGGEGRSYYFPLFHFLALGVTGAFLTGDLFNLFVWFEVMLMASYVFVAYSGGPQHTRAAFWYVTLNLLASAVFLLGVGGIYATTGTLNMADLAQRLADPAAYGLEPVPVVGLLGLLLSVFAIKAGLVPFQFWIPTAYRAAPPQITALLAGATKKVGIYAIIRLSFTVFAGAEVAVDLQLPVLDAAIAGESPLPFVGTALFLMAAASILVGGIGAVGRDSMEGVFAYSSIGQVGFIAIPVAIAATTIDPTLRQFAIVAALVYALNHTLAKGLLFLAVGTVRAATGTSRFADLGGMAKRSPPLAIAVFVGSLALVGIPPLSGFFGKFLVFDAAARARAGPVIVLLLVGSLLTIAYATRLWNQSFWGAETDAVETATVDSVQVIVLVVLAAAIVTVGVGFDPVYEFAETAAEAALDTEGYVDAVDPTEPSELAPSSGGDH, from the coding sequence ATGACGATGACGACGACGACGGCGATGCCAGTCGGGACCGAATCGCAACTCGTGATCGCGCCGATGCTGATCGTCCTGGCCGCGGCCGTCGGCTCGCTGCTGCTTGGCCGACATCCACGGACTCGAGCGGCCGTGAGTCTCGCCGCTGGCGCTGCCTACGCGGTCGCGGTGGCGGCTATCGACTGGTATATCGTCCTCGCGCCGGACGCGCCGGGAATCGCGACCTACCAGGTCGGCGACTGGCCGGCCCCCTTCGGCATCACGCTGGTCGCCGACGGCCTCTCGGCGTTCATGCTCACCATGGTGGCCGTGCTGGGAGTCGCGTCGCTGGTCTTTTCGACCAGACATCTCCCCGGCGGGGAGGGGCGCAGTTACTACTTCCCGCTCTTTCACTTCCTCGCGCTGGGCGTGACCGGGGCCTTCCTCACCGGCGACCTGTTCAACCTCTTCGTCTGGTTCGAGGTCATGCTGATGGCCAGTTACGTCTTCGTCGCCTACAGCGGCGGCCCCCAGCACACCAGGGCCGCGTTCTGGTACGTCACGCTCAACCTGCTCGCCAGCGCCGTCTTCCTGCTCGGCGTCGGCGGGATCTACGCGACGACGGGAACGCTCAACATGGCCGATCTCGCCCAACGCCTCGCCGATCCGGCGGCCTACGGCCTCGAGCCCGTGCCCGTCGTCGGCCTCCTCGGACTGCTCCTCTCGGTGTTCGCGATCAAGGCCGGCCTCGTCCCATTCCAGTTCTGGATCCCGACCGCCTACCGGGCCGCGCCGCCACAGATAACGGCGCTGCTGGCCGGCGCGACGAAGAAAGTCGGCATCTACGCCATTATCCGGCTCTCCTTTACGGTCTTCGCCGGCGCGGAGGTCGCCGTCGACCTACAGCTGCCGGTCCTGGACGCGGCGATCGCGGGAGAGTCCCCGCTCCCGTTCGTCGGCACGGCGCTGTTCCTCATGGCCGCCGCCAGCATCCTCGTGGGCGGGATCGGAGCCGTCGGCCGCGACTCCATGGAAGGCGTCTTCGCGTACTCGAGCATCGGGCAGGTCGGGTTCATCGCGATCCCGGTCGCGATCGCGGCGACGACGATCGATCCGACGCTGCGCCAGTTCGCCATCGTCGCGGCGCTGGTCTACGCGCTCAACCACACGCTGGCGAAGGGACTGCTCTTCCTCGCAGTCGGGACGGTCAGAGCCGCCACGGGGACGAGTCGCTTTGCCGACCTCGGCGGGATGGCAAAGCGGTCGCCCCCGCTGGCGATCGCCGTGTTCGTCGGCTCGCTCGCTCTCGTCGGGATCCCGCCGCTGTCGGGCTTTTTCGGCAAGTTCCTCGTCTTCGACGCCGCGGCTCGAGCGAGGGCCGGTCCCGTGATCGTCCTCTTGCTCGTGGGCTCCCTGCTGACGATCGCCTACGCGACCCGACTCTGGAATCAGAGCTTCTGGGGGGCCGAGACCGACGCCGTCGAGACGGCAACCGTCGATTCCGTACAGGTGATCGTCCTCGTGGTCCTCGCGGCAGCCATCGTCACGGTCGGCGTCGGCTTCGATCCCGTTTACGAGTTCGCCGAAACTGCCGCCGAGGCCGCGCTCGATACCGAGGGATACGTCGACGCCGTCGATCCCACCGAGCCGAGCGAACTGGCACCCTCGAGTGGAGGTGACCACTGA